From the genome of Fusarium keratoplasticum isolate Fu6.1 chromosome 11, whole genome shotgun sequence, one region includes:
- a CDS encoding GST N-terminal domain-containing protein produces MSIHSSPEDSWHGIVRPGGQFPPEAGRYHLYIGLFCPFAHRVNLVRYLKGLQSVIDVSVVKPYPKGDDKGWPGWQFPSSPDDTYEGSTEDLLFKSKYLHEVYFKDDPEYKGRYSVPLLWDRKQGQIVNNESAELLRWLPSAFDSILAEDDPARKLDLYPEHLRATIDDVSEWMQRDLNSGVYKAGFATTQQGYDENVPTVFAALNKLESLIHQHGGPYVFGKELTEIDIRAYATIVRFDVVYVQHFKCNLGTIRGNYPVIHEWLKNLYWNVPGFKETTDFRHIKENYTKSHYKINPLAITPLGPFPAVEEEVDLDFSKLKPGTIRHPAVCQREKQLYD; encoded by the exons ATGTCGATTCACAGTTCACCAGAAGACTCGTGGCACGGGATTGTGCGCCCAGGCGGCCAATTTCCCCCAGAGGCTGGGCGCTACCACCTCTACATTGgtcttttttgcccttttgcTCACCGGGTCAACCTGGTTCGGTACCTCAAGGGACTCCAGTCGGTCATTGATGTTTCTGTTGTCAAGCCATACCCCAAAGGCGACGATAAGGGCTGGCCCGGGTGGCAGTTCCCAAGCTCCCCCGACGACACGTATGAGGGATCAACTGAGGATCTGCTCTTCAAGTCCAAGTACTTGCACGAGGTTTACTTCAAAGACGATCCCGAGTACAAAGGCAGATACAGTGTGCCTCTTCTCTGGGATAGAAAGCAGGGCCAGATCGTGAACAATGAAAGTGCAGAGCTATTACGATGGCTCCCATCCGCATTCGACTCGATCCTGGCGGAGGACGATCCGGCCCGAAAACTTGACCTTTATCCAGAACATCTCAGGGCGACAATTGACGACGTGAGCGAGTGGATGCAGCGAGACCTTAATAGCGGTGTCTACAAAGCAGGGTTTGCCACAACCCAACAGGGCTATGATGAAAATGTGCCAACGGTTTTCGCGGCTCTCAATAAACTCGAGAGTCTGATTCATCAACATGGAGGCCCATATGTTTTTGGAAAGGAGCTGACGGAAATTGACATCCGCGCGTATGCAACAATTGTGCGATTTGATGTTGTCTACGTCCAACACTTCAAGTGCAACCTAGGAACCATCCGCGGCAACTACCCGGTCATTCATGAGTGGTTGAAGAACCTCTACTGGAACGTACCAGGATTCAAGGAGACAACAGACTTTAGACACATCAAGGAGAAC TATACCAAAAGTCACTATAAGATCAATCCACTGGCAATCACGCCTCTAGGACCATTCCCTgctgtggaggaagaggttgaccTGGActtcagcaagctcaagccaGGAACAATCCGTCATCCGGCTGTATGCCAGCGCGAGAAGCAACTGTACGATTAA
- a CDS encoding MFS domain-containing protein has product MTEVQGQSSEGYVPLVEAQPDGTHHEVVVKPVQTWKGYIWDTWELPPDQRRLLFKVDAFILTFASIGYFLKNIDQTNVNNAFLSGMEEDLEMYGNQLVTSTSIWTVGYVIGQIPSNLLLTRISPRWVIPSLEVGWGIATICTSAVQSYRGLYALRFFVGFFESGFYPGIHYMLGSWYTPREIGKRAMLFWIAGSIGSMFSGFLQAAAYTNLDGVHGRAGWRWLFIIDGIITLPLAVAGYFFFPNLPQDGKRTWWTTEDEHILSVKRMQAIGRAGKQPWTRAKVKKTLRSWHTYHLPLLYILWNNGNPQAAMGYWLKSFNAQPPPMPGKSFSVPEINSLPIPTTAIFILMALAWAWTSDGPLQGKRWPFIYAGAALTLIFNLLFLSMPLYSDIDSRMVVYWLSHIGHGAGPLILSWINEICSADTEKRALLVAVANDLAYVVQAIVPNFMWKTTDFPAARKGYTYSSILQVLLLLETAIIQLLLWRDRRQELRSRIADSPPPLIYSDEEEQTGGSKAPEDEEMNDETSL; this is encoded by the exons AGTGCAGGGTCAAAGCTCAGAGGGCTATGTACCCCTTGTAGAAGCTCAGCCAGACGGTACCCATCATGAAGTCGTCGTCAAGCCAGTTCAAACGTGGAAAGGCTACATTTGGGACACGTGGGAGCTTCCTCCAGATCAACGCCGCTTACTCTTCAAAGTTGACGCGTTTATCCTCACCTTTGCCTCGATAGGCTACTTCTTGAAGAACATCGACCAAACCAACGTCAATAATGCTTTCTTGAGCGGTATGGAGGAGGACCTCGAGATGTACGGAAATCAGCTCGTCACTA GCACTTCTATCTGGACCGTTGGCTACGTGATCGGTCAAATTCCATCCAACTTGTTGCTTACTCGAATCTCACCACGATGGGTTATTCCCTCCTTGGAGGTTGGATGGGGGATCGCAACTATTTGCACTTCAGCTGTTCAATCTTATCGTGGTCTCTACGCGTTGCGCTTTTTCGTAGGATTCTTCGA ATCCGGGTTCTACCCAGGGATTCATTATATGTTGGGATCATGGTATACTCCCCGAGAAATTGGAAAACGGGCCATGTTGTTTTGGATAGCGGGCTCGATTGGGTCAATGTTTAGCGGTTTTCTTCAGGCTGCTGCATACACAAACCTCGATGGAGTGCATGGTCGTGCAGGCT GGCGTTGGCTTTTCATCATCGATGGAATCATCACACTCCCCCTTGCAGTTGCTGGTTACTTCTTCTTCCCAAATCTTCCGCAGGATGGGAAGAGGACCTGGTGGACAACTGAGGATGAGCATATCCTATCGGTGAAACGCATGCAGGCAATTGGAAGAGCTGGCAAGCAACCTTGGACGAGGGCCAAGGTGAAAAAGACTCTACGGAGCTGGCATACTTATCATCTCC CGCTGCTGTATATTCTTTGGAATAACGGAAATCCTCAGGCTGCTATGGGCTATTggttgaagagcttcaatgcccaaccaccaccaatgCCAGGCAAATCTTTCTCCGTCCCTGAGATCAACAGCT TGCCCATTCCGACTACCGCGATATTCATACTCATGGCACTTGCCTGGGCCTGGACTTCTGATGGGCCTCTTCAGGGGAAACGCTGGCCGTTTATTTACGCTGGTGCAGCGCTTACG CTCATCTTTAACCTTTTGTTTCTGTCTATGCCACTTTACTCCGATATCGATTCTCGAATGGTCGTTTATTGGCTGAGTCACATTGGT CATGGCGCTGGACCGCTCATCCTTAGCTGGATTAATGAGATCTGTTCGGCTGATACAGAGAAGCGCGCTCTGTTGGTCGCCGTCGCAAACGATTTGGCTTATGTCGTTCAGGCTATA GTGCCCAACTTCATGTGGAAAACCACAGATTTTCCTGCTGCCAGAAAGGGGTACACGTATTCAAGTATCTTGCAAGTCCTACTTT TACTGGAGACAGCTATTATTCAACTGCTGCTTTGGAGGGACAGGCGACAAGAGCTGAGATCTCGCATCGCTGACTCGCCCCCTCCCCTGATTTActcagacgaagaggagcaGACTGGGGGTAGTAAAGCCcccgaagacgaagagatgAACGATGAGACGTCACTTTGA